From a region of the Candidatus Tectomicrobia bacterium genome:
- the folD gene encoding bifunctional methylenetetrahydrofolate dehydrogenase/methenyltetrahydrofolate cyclohydrolase FolD has product MTQTSSATVLKGKPVADKLLGELQAAIPGLASRAGRPPGLAVVLVGEDPASQVYVRLKGKKANELGIATFDHRLPAETSQRDLEGLLDRLNADPAVDGILVQLPLPKQIKEEAVLRRVALGKDVDVFHPENFGLLAPKQGLLKPCTPAGVIEMLKHYEIEISGKRAVVIGRSKIVGLPLSLLLLHENATVTICHSRTRDIPAVAREADIVVAAIGKARFVTADMVREGAVVVDVGINRVGEKLVGDCDYEALLPKVSAITPVPGGVGPMTIAMLMVNTVRAFRLRALGEGR; this is encoded by the coding sequence GTGACCCAGACCTCGTCCGCGACCGTCCTCAAGGGAAAGCCCGTCGCCGACAAGCTGCTCGGCGAGCTCCAGGCCGCGATCCCCGGCCTCGCCTCCCGCGCGGGACGCCCGCCGGGCCTGGCCGTCGTCCTGGTGGGGGAGGACCCCGCCTCCCAGGTCTACGTGCGCCTCAAGGGCAAGAAGGCCAACGAGCTGGGCATCGCCACCTTCGACCACCGGCTCCCCGCGGAAACCTCGCAGCGCGATCTCGAAGGATTGCTCGACAGGCTGAACGCCGACCCGGCGGTGGACGGCATTCTCGTCCAGCTTCCCCTGCCCAAGCAGATCAAGGAGGAGGCCGTGCTGCGCCGGGTGGCCCTCGGGAAGGACGTGGACGTCTTCCACCCCGAGAACTTCGGCCTCCTCGCCCCCAAGCAGGGCCTGCTCAAGCCATGCACCCCGGCCGGGGTGATCGAGATGCTCAAGCACTACGAGATCGAGATCTCGGGCAAGCGCGCCGTGGTGATCGGGCGGAGCAAGATCGTGGGCCTGCCGCTCTCGCTTCTCCTCCTGCACGAGAACGCGACCGTCACCATTTGCCACTCCCGCACGAGGGACATCCCCGCCGTGGCGCGCGAGGCGGACATCGTGGTCGCCGCCATCGGCAAGGCCCGCTTCGTCACGGCGGACATGGTGCGCGAGGGGGCCGTGGTGGTGGACGTGGGGATCAACCGGGTGGGGGAGAAGCTCGTGGGAGACTGCGACTATGAGGCCCTCCTCCCCAAGGTCTCGGCCATCACCCCCGTGCCCGGAGGCGTGGGCCCCATGACCATCGCCATGCTCATGGTGAACACCGTGCGCGCCTTCCGCCTCCGCGCCCTGGGAGAGG